Sequence from the Rhizophagus irregularis chromosome 5, complete sequence genome:
CAAGTAgtgtatttttaaaacaaggtataaattacatttttagcaaattagctatttgtaactttttgaattttacagtttaaagaaaatttattaaaattggactACAAGATGccaaaaaatttgtaaaaaatgattttttgaattttagtaAGAAAAggtaattttgattaaaagtCCATTATAACCTATATATTAGATGTTCAGGATtctattacaatatatttttattttaaatactaataattttagttaaaattattaaaaaattgtaagaTAAGTGTTAAAATAACTAAgtaataagattaaaaaaaatgtttgcagaatataaaaaaggtttttacattctaatattttatattattattattattttacattttatattactattattaattattaactcTTTTTTATAGTCTTTGAATACTTTCAAATACAGCttttttcagaaaataaacaattaaagtTACTACTtgtaaatagaaatttatacaatttatagccagatcattttttataggtgCAAGATTTGAAAGTTGTAATGTAGTGTCCaacattacaaaaaataaacctGCTGCTTACATTCAAAGTAAATGCTTGCTCATTCATATATTGTACTCTTCCCTTatctaatattatacaaatctTAATGTCAGATGAAATATTAGCAAAACCATCTAAAATAATCTGCATTTTCAACATTGATCTTATCCagttcttttttatctttgatAAATTTCATAGATTTGAAGTCTCCAATAtactttattcaaaaattcatCTCCCTATAAAAGAGATTGTTTTTGGCAAGAAAACATTGAACCAATTATTAGggtttttaaactttttattaacatttgatGAAATTCTTGAATGGGTTGAAGGAATTTCGATCAATACTTAAAATTAGGTATTACTGCTATGCATGCTCTTTATGGGTCTTTGACTTGCCGTAACACGAAGATTGTCAATAGGCATTCTACGTGTAAGTATCTATAGATCTGTTGTGACATGATTTGACTGATGTACAGTACTTCTGGAATTTTCAACataatttgaatgatttttgaATTCGCAATTGAATGCGGCAGAAGCGTGTATAATTCTACATTTTCATGGATGAATATTctgaatatcataataattgaCAAATTGTATCCTTTTaagcaaaaaaattaacaGTAATCCTATTCTGTTATAAAAGAGCATACTTACTCACCACAATTGAATTGCGGTATCAAcgtattttataaaaagttgaTCCAATTTGAAACATTCGTTTTACTTACTTTTTGTGGTTGGAAGATTTAAAATAGGGAAAACGTTTTTCCCAAATTCCCAAAACAAACGTGACTTAAAGAATTGACGACGCATGTGATTTTCATAATCTCAAGGCATTTTATTTTACGCCCACAGAAaaggataataaataaaaacataaatatattctttttcacatacacatatttttttacgcaatacaaaaattattttacaaaacaaACGGATGTTTAAGATGATTCAtcggtttttttaaaatgataaactTTTTCTTCTCCGGTTCTTGGTATACCTAATTCTAAAAGCTTATGGAATGCAGCAGCGAaatctttgaaaaataattcttcatcTTTAGCATATTTCTCTACCCATggtctaaaatttttatcctaatcattaaaataaccATAATTAATACTGAgattacattaataataaccaaatttacataaattaccTGCATCAATGCCATGTCAGCGGGAAGCATCATAAGTTCACCTATAAAAGCAAATAAGTAAGTAAGTAAACGAATGAATAAGTAGCAAAATAATGTTTCTTGTATATTACACACCAGTCTCTTTGTCAATATATTGTTTTGGacctttccattttttttcaacccACTTTCTACCCAAAAGTTcggtaaagaaattatttgtaaacaTTGTAGGACTAGCAGTCCATGGACCGTCAAAACCACTTCGATCAGGATGACAACGACCTAAAGCGTGAGCCCCAACAAGTGCTACAATTTCACTGCGTTGAATATTCATAAACAAATTTACGAGAATAAATTATACTGAAATGGCTGGAATAAATAGAAGTATAAGAGTATATTAGTTACCGATCATCGAATCCCATTCGATAAAAAATATCCCGAATGTGAGATGGACCTTTAGTAGCATCGGGAAGACGACCATCAGGAGAACAAGCTGTTGCGGCGTCAGCATCcttactataataattataatacgaACATTACGCGTGAATTtacattatcaattaaaattagtaatatccGACTTAAAATTGATTAACTTACCGTCCGGGAATCCATGGAATTGTAGGACCtccctaaaaaaatatataacaagtaaattgtaaataacCCACAATACGAGTACTAATTCAAGCAAATACGCATAAGATTAATTTATACCATTTCCTGAATAGCGGTAACACCAGCTAAACTCCATAAATCAGAATAAGATATTTctggatttttttgtttaataggTTCCAATTTATCTCTAGCAAACTTAAGTCCTGCATTAGCACCATGATCAGATTCGGGAGAAAATCTCATGGTAGCACCATTACTGCCACCGGTCTTAGATACTTTATCATAAGTGCCGGCCGCATG
This genomic interval carries:
- a CDS encoding heme peroxidase → MSSLRVLRAFSTRANTAKFAANATYPKTVLNTSVYFRSFAIPNLKRAYSTEQTEQKTGGGSSGGDSSGGSSGMLWLGAAGLLGAGVGYYFYSTNNGGILEKTQVPIKPKTIDYQKIYNQIADILEDNDWDDGSNGPVFVRLAWHAAGTYDKVSKTGGSNGATMRFSPESDHGANAGLKFARDKLEPIKQKNPEISYSDLWSLAGVTAIQEMGGPTIPWIPGRKDADAATACSPDGRLPDATKGPSHIRDIFYRMGFDDREIVALVGAHALGRCHPDRSGFDGPWTASPTMFTNNFFTELLGRKWVEKKWKGPKQYIDKETGELMMLPADMALMQDKNFRPWVEKYAKDEELFFKDFAAAFHKLLELGIPRTGEEKVYHFKKTDESS